The following are encoded together in the Streptomyces sp. NBC_00358 genome:
- a CDS encoding ABC transporter substrate-binding protein: protein MTTSAPVHRIGRKAAALATSLLLGTGAGLALAPAAVADDGGSTLRMPITGIGIDSLNPFLAYFAGSLDVFAGIYPALDTVEQDGTVKPYLADSWTTSSDKLTWTFKIHKGLKWSDGKPITAEDAAWTFNLIMSNSTAATANGSLVSNFASVTAPDDTTLVVKTKKPQATMLSVSIPVSGIPIVPKHIWESHVKDLKSYKNDSFPIVGYGPWTLTDYKSEQYAKFDANKDFLLGAPKYDHMIEQSFKNTDAAVAALRSGQLDYVSGLNPTQYQALKGRSGIKAYEQVGNRWSGIEVNGGARTRDGKKIGTGHPALGDVKVREALARAIDRATIVKKVRNGLAEVGGSYLPQSLPQYAWQPSDSEKFGYDPAKANSVLDEAGYKKGSDGIRVDPKSKRKLEFRLGIHSDDDGDAKVSTYLTGWFKEIGVKVDIQSMSSAKLNADLAKGDWDILMDSWSTGPDPTYLLGIQTCSALPDSKGEGGSTDSFFCDKNYDNLFLRQQSAFDDKERADLLRQMQAILYKANENIMIYNASGLAAYRTDRVSGIVDGKANSAGAYPAQDSFHQYVNATPAKASSSSSGGNSGTLIGASAAVVVVLAAGGVFMARRRSSSDDRE, encoded by the coding sequence ATGACCACGTCCGCCCCTGTGCACAGAATCGGCCGCAAGGCCGCCGCGCTCGCCACGTCACTGCTCCTCGGTACCGGCGCGGGCCTCGCCCTGGCGCCGGCCGCCGTGGCCGACGACGGCGGCAGCACGCTCCGGATGCCGATCACCGGCATCGGCATCGACTCCCTGAACCCGTTCCTGGCCTACTTCGCGGGCAGCCTGGACGTGTTCGCCGGCATCTACCCGGCCCTGGACACCGTGGAGCAGGACGGCACCGTCAAGCCGTATCTGGCGGACTCCTGGACGACCTCCAGCGACAAGCTCACCTGGACCTTCAAGATCCACAAGGGTCTGAAGTGGAGCGACGGCAAGCCGATCACGGCCGAGGACGCCGCCTGGACGTTCAACCTGATCATGAGCAACTCCACGGCGGCCACCGCCAACGGCTCCCTGGTGAGCAACTTCGCGTCGGTGACCGCGCCGGACGACACCACCCTGGTCGTCAAGACCAAGAAGCCGCAGGCCACCATGCTGTCGGTCAGCATCCCGGTGTCGGGCATCCCGATCGTGCCGAAGCACATATGGGAATCCCATGTGAAGGACCTGAAGAGCTACAAGAACGACAGCTTCCCGATCGTCGGTTACGGCCCGTGGACGCTGACGGACTACAAGTCCGAGCAGTACGCCAAGTTCGACGCGAACAAGGACTTCCTGCTCGGCGCGCCCAAGTACGACCACATGATCGAGCAGTCGTTCAAGAACACGGACGCCGCCGTGGCGGCCCTGCGCTCGGGGCAGTTGGACTACGTCAGCGGTCTCAACCCCACCCAGTACCAGGCGCTCAAGGGCCGGTCCGGCATCAAGGCGTACGAGCAGGTCGGCAACCGCTGGAGCGGCATCGAGGTCAACGGCGGCGCCCGTACCCGCGACGGCAAGAAGATCGGCACCGGTCACCCGGCGCTCGGCGACGTCAAGGTGCGTGAGGCGCTGGCACGCGCCATCGACCGGGCGACCATCGTGAAGAAGGTCCGCAACGGCCTGGCGGAGGTCGGTGGCAGCTACCTGCCGCAGTCACTGCCGCAGTACGCGTGGCAGCCCTCCGACTCCGAGAAGTTCGGCTACGACCCGGCCAAGGCCAACTCCGTGCTGGACGAGGCGGGTTACAAGAAGGGCTCGGACGGGATCCGGGTCGACCCGAAGTCGAAGCGCAAGCTGGAGTTCCGCCTCGGCATCCACTCCGACGACGACGGCGACGCCAAGGTGTCCACGTACCTCACGGGCTGGTTCAAGGAGATCGGCGTCAAGGTCGACATCCAGTCGATGAGCTCCGCCAAGCTCAACGCCGACCTGGCCAAGGGCGACTGGGACATCCTGATGGACTCCTGGTCGACCGGTCCCGACCCGACGTACCTGCTGGGCATCCAGACCTGCTCGGCGCTGCCCGACAGCAAGGGCGAGGGCGGCAGCACGGACTCGTTCTTCTGCGACAAGAACTACGACAACCTGTTCCTGCGTCAGCAGAGCGCCTTCGACGACAAGGAGCGGGCGGATCTGCTGCGGCAGATGCAGGCCATCCTGTACAAGGCCAACGAGAACATCATGATCTACAACGCCAGTGGTCTCGCCGCGTACCGCACCGACCGCGTGAGCGGCATCGTGGACGGAAAGGCGAACTCCGCCGGCGCCTACCCCGCGCAGGACTCCTTCCACCAGTACGTGAACGCGACCCCCGCCAAGGCCTCGTCCTCCTCCTCGGGCGGCAACTCCGGCACGCTGATCGGCGCTTCGGCGGCCGTGGTGGTCGTCCTGGCCGCGGGCGGAGTGTTCATGGCACGCCGCCGCTCCTCCTCCGACGACCGCGAGTAG
- a CDS encoding ABC transporter permease: MADTIDATGAVTAEPAAPRGGRRPGSGFARYLATKLVAAAVSFLATLVIGFVLFSLMPADPVQSITRGRPTSDAQMAQLRKQLGLDQSVPERFFHFVTDTLTGHLGNSWEFQQPVSSLISDRLWPTLLLMGTAMLISVALGLWLGVRSGWRQGSWLDRIATGASLTLWSVPTFWLGMILLITFSVGIGPIPGFLPAGGMSDPAITGGPDHVLDVAKHLVLPCLTMVLVVFAQYVAVMRSSIIDELGSPYLLTARAKGLRDDDVRRRHAVPNALLPSVTMIFMHLGTVLGGAITVETVYSWPGLGQLSYQALKVPDLPLLQGTFIVFSASVILMNLLADVIYRFLDPRVRAQ, encoded by the coding sequence GTGGCCGACACCATCGACGCCACCGGCGCCGTCACGGCCGAGCCCGCCGCCCCGCGCGGCGGGCGCCGGCCCGGCTCCGGATTCGCCCGCTACCTGGCCACGAAGCTGGTGGCCGCGGCCGTCAGCTTCCTGGCCACCCTCGTCATCGGCTTCGTCCTGTTCAGCCTGATGCCGGCCGACCCGGTGCAGTCCATCACCCGCGGCCGCCCCACCAGCGACGCGCAGATGGCACAACTGCGCAAGCAGCTCGGCCTGGACCAGTCGGTGCCCGAACGCTTCTTCCACTTCGTCACCGACACCCTGACCGGCCACCTGGGAAACTCCTGGGAGTTCCAGCAGCCGGTCAGCTCCCTCATCAGCGACCGGCTGTGGCCGACCCTGCTGCTGATGGGCACGGCCATGCTCATCTCGGTGGCGCTTGGCCTCTGGCTTGGTGTCAGATCCGGCTGGCGGCAAGGGAGTTGGCTGGACCGCATCGCCACCGGCGCCTCGCTGACGCTGTGGTCGGTGCCGACCTTCTGGCTGGGCATGATCCTGCTGATCACCTTCAGCGTCGGCATCGGCCCGATCCCCGGCTTCCTGCCCGCGGGCGGGATGAGCGACCCGGCGATCACCGGCGGCCCGGACCACGTCCTCGACGTGGCCAAGCACCTGGTCCTGCCCTGTCTGACCATGGTCCTGGTGGTCTTCGCCCAGTACGTCGCCGTCATGCGCTCGTCGATCATCGACGAGCTGGGCAGCCCGTATCTGCTCACCGCGCGGGCCAAGGGCCTGCGTGACGACGACGTACGGCGCAGGCACGCGGTGCCCAACGCCCTGCTGCCCTCGGTCACCATGATCTTCATGCACCTGGGCACGGTGCTCGGCGGTGCCATCACCGTGGAGACCGTCTACTCCTGGCCGGGCCTGGGCCAGCTCAGCTACCAGGCCCTGAAGGTGCCCGATCTGCCGCTGCTCCAGGGCACGTTCATCGTCTTCAGCGCCTCGGTGATCCTCATGAACCTGCTCGCCGACGTGATCTACCGCTTCCTCGACCCCCGGGTGCGTGCCCAGTGA